A stretch of Gallus gallus isolate bGalGal1 chromosome 2, bGalGal1.mat.broiler.GRCg7b, whole genome shotgun sequence DNA encodes these proteins:
- the LOC112531190 gene encoding collagen alpha-2(I) chain-like isoform X9: MGAAGAAGAAGGPRAAVTPPGPMGSHGTDRPNGTHGPNGHCHINGHNGHYDINGPNGPNGPNGHCHINGPNGPNGPNGHYDINGPNGPNGTIGPNGTAGAARGPRAAVTPPDPMGSHGTDPPNGTHGPNGPNGPNGHCDINGPNGPNGHCHINGPNGPNGHCDINGPNGPNGPNGPNGHCHINAPSGHNGPNGSNGHCDINGPNGPNRPNGPNGPNGRYDINGPNGPNGPNGRYDIKGPNGPNGTNGTDGPDGPNGPSGTTGPNGTAGAAGGPRAAVTPPGPMGSHGTDRPNGTHGPNGHCVINGPNGHYDINGPNGPNGPNGHCHINGHNGPNGHCVINGCNGPNGPNGPNGPNRTNGPNGTNRTNGPNGPNGHYDINGPNRTNGPNKTNGTNRTNGTEGPNGTNGPNGTNGHSGPNGPNRTNGPNGPNGTNGLNGTKGPNGANGPNGPNRTNGPNGTNRTNGPNRTNVTEGPNGPKGPNEPNGPNGTNGPDGINGPNRTNGTEGPNGTNGPNGANGHSGPNGPSGPNRTNGPNGTNGPNRTNRTEGPKAPNGTNGANGSNGTNGPNRTDGPNRTEDPMDPREPIEPVDPTEPMNPMAPMDPMDPMDPMDPMDPMEPRDPKHPMEPMEPMDPMDPMDPMDPTEPMAPMEPIEPMDPTEPMEPMEPRDPMAPMAAGLCFRPFVSLPLLIALLITMSCVP, encoded by the exons atgggcgCTGCTGGCGCTGCTGGCGCTGCTGGAGGACCACGGGCTGCTGTGACACCACCCGGCCCAATGGGCTCACACGGAACCGACCGACCCAATGGGACCCATGGACCCAATGGACACTGTCATATCAATGGACACAATGGACACTATGATATCAATGGAcccaatggacccaatggacCCAATGGGCACTGTCATATCAATGGAcccaatggacccaatggacccaatggacACTATGATATCAATGGAcc CAATGGACCCAATGGAACCATTGGACCcaatggcactgctggcgctgCTAGAGGGCCGCGGGCTGCTGTGACACCACCCGACCCAATGGGCTCACACGGAACCGAcccacccaatgggacccatggacccaatggacccaatggacCCAATGGGCACTGTGATATCAATGGAcccaatggaccca ATGGGCACTGTCATATCAATGGACCCAATGGACCCAATGGGCACTGTGATATCAATGGAcccaatggacccaatggacccaatggacccaatggacACTGTCATATCAATGCACCCAGTGGACACAATGGACCCAATGGTTCCAATGGACACTGTGATATCAATGGACCCAATGGACCCAATAGAcccaatggacccaatggacccaatggacGCTATGATATCAATGGAcccaatggacccaatggacccaatggacGCTATGATATCAAGGGAcccaatggacccaatggaACCAATGGAACCGATGGACCCGATGGACCCAATGGACCCAGTGGAACCACTGGACCcaatggcactgctggcgctgCTGGAGGGCCGCGGGCTGCTGTGACACCACCCGGCCCAATGGGCTCACACGGAACCGACCGACCCAATGGGACCCATGGACCCAATGGGCACTGTGTTATCAATGGACCCAATGGACACTATGATATCAATGGAcccaatggacccaatggacCCAATGGGCACTGTCATATCAATGGACACAATGGGCCCAATGGACACTGTGTTATCAATGGATGCAATGGAcccaatggacccaatggacccaatggacCCAACAGAACCAATGGACCCAATGGAACCAACAGAAccaatggacccaatggacccaatggacACTATGATATCAATGGACCCAACAGAACCAATGGACCCAATAAAACCAATGGAACCAACAGAACCAATGGAACCGAGGGACCCAACGGAACCAACGGACCCAATGGCACCAATGGACACAGTGGACCCAATGGACCCAACAGAACCAACGGACCCAATGGACCCAACGGAACCAATGGACTCAACGGAACCAAGGGACCCAATGGCGCCAATGGGCCCAATGGACCCAATAGAACAAATGGACCCAATGGAACCAATAGAACCAATGGACCCAACAGAACCAATGTAACCGAGGGACCCAATGGACCCAAAGGACCCAATGAACCCAACGGACCCAACGGAACCAATGGACCCGATGGAATCAATGGACCCAACAGAACCAATGGAACCGAGGGACCCAACGGAACCAACGGACCCAATGGCGCCAATGGACACAGTGGACCCAATGGACCCAGTGGACCCAATAGAACCAATGGACCCAATGGAACCAATGGACCCAATAGAACCAATAGAACCGAGGGACCCAAAGCACCCAATGGAACCAATGGAGCCAATGGAAGCAACGGAACCAACGGACCCAATAGAACCGATGGACCCAACAGAACCGAGGACCCAATGGACCCAAGGGAACCAATAGAACCAGTGGACCCAACGGAACCAATGAACCCAATGGCGccaatggacccaatggacccaatggacccaatggacccaatggacccaatggaACCGAGGGATCCAAAGCACCCAATGGAACCAATGGAGccaatggacccaatggacccaatggacccaatggacCCAACAGAACCAATGGCCCCAATGGAACCAATAGAACCAATGGACCCAACAGAACCAATGGAACCAATGGAACCAAGGGACCCAATGGCGCCAATGGCAGCAGGCCTTTGCTTTCGGCCGTTCGTTTCCTTGCCTTTATTAATTGCACTGTTAATTACAATGAGCTGCGTTCCATGA
- the LOC112531190 gene encoding collagen alpha-1(I) chain-like isoform X3 — translation MGAAGAAGAAGGPRAAVTPPGPMGSHGTDRPNGTHGPNGHCHINGHNGHYDINGPNGPNGPNGHCHINGPNGPNGPNGHYDINGPNGPNGHYRRYEINGPDGPNGPNGHCVINGPNGHYEINGPNGPNGPNGHCHINGPNGPNGHYEINGPNGPNGPNGSNGHCDINGPNGPNGPNGHCDINGPNGPNGHYEINGPNGPNGPNGTAGAAGGPRAAVTPPGPMGSHGTDPPNGTHGPNGHCDINGPNGPNGPNGPNGHCHINAPSGHNGPNGSNGHCDINGPNGPNRPNGPNGPNGRYDINGPNGPNGPNGRYDIKGPNGPNGTNGTDGPDGPNGPSGTTGPNGTAGAAGGPRAAVTPPGPMGSHGTDRPNGTHGPNGHCVINGPNGHYDINGPNGPNGPNGHCHINGHNGPNGHCVINGCNGPNGPNGPNGPNRTNGPNGTNRTNGPNGPNGHYDINGPNRTNGPNKTNGTNRTNGTEGPNGTNGPNGTNGHSGPNGPNRTNGPNGPNGTNGLNGTKGPNGANGPNGPNRTNGPNGTNRTNGPNRTNVTEGPNGPKGPNEPNGPNGTNGPDGINGPNRTNGTEGPNGTNGPNGANGHSGPNGPSGPNRTNGPNGTNGPNRTNRTEGPKAPNGTNGANGSNGTNGPNRTDGPNRTEDPMDPREPIEPVDPTEPMNPMAPMDPMDPMDPMDPMDPMEPRDPKHPMEPMEPMDPMDPMDPMDPTEPMAPMEPIEPMDPTEPMEPMEPRDPMAPMAAGLCFRPFVSLPLLIALLITMSCVP, via the exons atgggcgCTGCTGGCGCTGCTGGCGCTGCTGGAGGACCACGGGCTGCTGTGACACCACCCGGCCCAATGGGCTCACACGGAACCGACCGACCCAATGGGACCCATGGACCCAATGGACACTGTCATATCAATGGACACAATGGACACTATGATATCAATGGAcccaatggacccaatggacCCAATGGGCACTGTCATATCAATGGAcccaatggacccaatggacccaatggacACTATGATATCAATGGAcccaatggacccaatggacACTATAGACGCTATGAGATCAATGGACCCGATGGAcccaatggacccaatggacACTGTGTTATCAATGGACCCAATGGACACTATGAGATCAATGGAcccaatggacccaatggacCCAATGGGCACTGTCATATCAATGGAcccaatggacccaatggacACTATGAGATCAATGGAcccaatggacccaatggacCCAATGGTTCCAATGGACACTGTGATATCAATGGAcccaatggacccaatggacccaatggacACTGTGATAT caatggacccaatggacccaatggacACTATGAGATCAATGGAcccaatggacccaatggacccaatggcactgctggcgctgCTGGAGGGCCGCGGGCTGCTGTGACACCACCCGGCCCAATGGGCTCACACGGAACCGAcccacccaatgggaccc ATGGACCCAATGGGCACTGTGATATCAATGGAcccaatggacccaatggacccaatggacccaatggacACTGTCATATCAATGCACCCAGTGGACACAATGGACCCAATGGTTCCAATGGACACTGTGATATCAATGGACCCAATGGACCCAATAGAcccaatggacccaatggacccaatggacGCTATGATATCAATGGAcccaatggacccaatggacccaatggacGCTATGATATCAAGGGAcccaatggacccaatggaACCAATGGAACCGATGGACCCGATGGACCCAATGGACCCAGTGGAACCACTGGACCcaatggcactgctggcgctgCTGGAGGGCCGCGGGCTGCTGTGACACCACCCGGCCCAATGGGCTCACACGGAACCGACCGACCCAATGGGACCCATGGACCCAATGGGCACTGTGTTATCAATGGACCCAATGGACACTATGATATCAATGGAcccaatggacccaatggacCCAATGGGCACTGTCATATCAATGGACACAATGGGCCCAATGGACACTGTGTTATCAATGGATGCAATGGAcccaatggacccaatggacccaatggacCCAACAGAACCAATGGACCCAATGGAACCAACAGAAccaatggacccaatggacccaatggacACTATGATATCAATGGACCCAACAGAACCAATGGACCCAATAAAACCAATGGAACCAACAGAACCAATGGAACCGAGGGACCCAACGGAACCAACGGACCCAATGGCACCAATGGACACAGTGGACCCAATGGACCCAACAGAACCAACGGACCCAATGGACCCAACGGAACCAATGGACTCAACGGAACCAAGGGACCCAATGGCGCCAATGGGCCCAATGGACCCAATAGAACAAATGGACCCAATGGAACCAATAGAACCAATGGACCCAACAGAACCAATGTAACCGAGGGACCCAATGGACCCAAAGGACCCAATGAACCCAACGGACCCAACGGAACCAATGGACCCGATGGAATCAATGGACCCAACAGAACCAATGGAACCGAGGGACCCAACGGAACCAACGGACCCAATGGCGCCAATGGACACAGTGGACCCAATGGACCCAGTGGACCCAATAGAACCAATGGACCCAATGGAACCAATGGACCCAATAGAACCAATAGAACCGAGGGACCCAAAGCACCCAATGGAACCAATGGAGCCAATGGAAGCAACGGAACCAACGGACCCAATAGAACCGATGGACCCAACAGAACCGAGGACCCAATGGACCCAAGGGAACCAATAGAACCAGTGGACCCAACGGAACCAATGAACCCAATGGCGccaatggacccaatggacccaatggacccaatggacccaatggacccaatggaACCGAGGGATCCAAAGCACCCAATGGAACCAATGGAGccaatggacccaatggacccaatggacccaatggacCCAACAGAACCAATGGCCCCAATGGAACCAATAGAACCAATGGACCCAACAGAACCAATGGAACCAATGGAACCAAGGGACCCAATGGCGCCAATGGCAGCAGGCCTTTGCTTTCGGCCGTTCGTTTCCTTGCCTTTATTAATTGCACTGTTAATTACAATGAGCTGCGTTCCATGA
- the LOC112531190 gene encoding collagen alpha-2(I) chain-like isoform X10 codes for MGAAGAAGAAGGPRAAVTPPGPMGSHGTDRPNGTHGPNGHCHINGHNGHYDINGPNGPNGPNGHCHINGPNGPNGPNGHYDINGPNGPNGTIGPNGTAGAARGPRAAVTPPDPMGSHGTDPPNGTHGPNGPNGPNGHCDINGPNGPNGHCHINGPNGPNGHCDINGPNGPNGPNGPNGPNGHCDINGPNGPNRPNGPNGPNGRYDINGPNGPNGPNGRYDIKGPNGPNGTNGTDGPDGPNGPSGTTGPNGTAGAAGGPRAAVTPPGPMGSHGTDRPNGTHGPNGHCVINGPNGHYDINGPNGPNGPNGHCHINGHNGPNGHCVINGCNGPNGPNGPNGPNRTNGPNGTNRTNGPNGPNGHYDINGPNRTNGPNKTNGTNRTNGTEGPNGTNGPNGTNGHSGPNGPNRTNGPNGPNGTNGLNGTKGPNGANGPNGPNRTNGPNGTNRTNGPNRTNVTEGPNGPKGPNEPNGPNGTNGPDGINGPNRTNGTEGPNGTNGPNGANGHSGPNGPSGPNRTNGPNGTNGPNRTNRTEGPKAPNGTNGANGSNGTNGPNRTDGPNRTEDPMDPREPIEPVDPTEPMNPMAPMDPMDPMDPMDPMDPMEPRDPKHPMEPMEPMDPMDPMDPMDPTEPMAPMEPIEPMDPTEPMEPMEPRDPMAPMAAGLCFRPFVSLPLLIALLITMSCVP; via the exons atgggcgCTGCTGGCGCTGCTGGCGCTGCTGGAGGACCACGGGCTGCTGTGACACCACCCGGCCCAATGGGCTCACACGGAACCGACCGACCCAATGGGACCCATGGACCCAATGGACACTGTCATATCAATGGACACAATGGACACTATGATATCAATGGAcccaatggacccaatggacCCAATGGGCACTGTCATATCAATGGAcccaatggacccaatggacccaatggacACTATGATATCAATGGAcc CAATGGACCCAATGGAACCATTGGACCcaatggcactgctggcgctgCTAGAGGGCCGCGGGCTGCTGTGACACCACCCGACCCAATGGGCTCACACGGAACCGAcccacccaatgggacccatggacccaatggacccaatggacCCAATGGGCACTGTGATATCAATGGAcccaatggaccca ATGGGCACTGTCATATCAATGGACCCAATGGACCCAATGGGCACTGTGATATCAATGGAcccaatggacccaatggacccaatggacccaatggac CCAATGGACACTGTGATATCAATGGACCCAATGGACCCAATAGAcccaatggacccaatggacccaatggacGCTATGATATCAATGGAcccaatggacccaatggacccaatggacGCTATGATATCAAGGGAcccaatggacccaatggaACCAATGGAACCGATGGACCCGATGGACCCAATGGACCCAGTGGAACCACTGGACCcaatggcactgctggcgctgCTGGAGGGCCGCGGGCTGCTGTGACACCACCCGGCCCAATGGGCTCACACGGAACCGACCGACCCAATGGGACCCATGGACCCAATGGGCACTGTGTTATCAATGGACCCAATGGACACTATGATATCAATGGAcccaatggacccaatggacCCAATGGGCACTGTCATATCAATGGACACAATGGGCCCAATGGACACTGTGTTATCAATGGATGCAATGGAcccaatggacccaatggacccaatggacCCAACAGAACCAATGGACCCAATGGAACCAACAGAAccaatggacccaatggacccaatggacACTATGATATCAATGGACCCAACAGAACCAATGGACCCAATAAAACCAATGGAACCAACAGAACCAATGGAACCGAGGGACCCAACGGAACCAACGGACCCAATGGCACCAATGGACACAGTGGACCCAATGGACCCAACAGAACCAACGGACCCAATGGACCCAACGGAACCAATGGACTCAACGGAACCAAGGGACCCAATGGCGCCAATGGGCCCAATGGACCCAATAGAACAAATGGACCCAATGGAACCAATAGAACCAATGGACCCAACAGAACCAATGTAACCGAGGGACCCAATGGACCCAAAGGACCCAATGAACCCAACGGACCCAACGGAACCAATGGACCCGATGGAATCAATGGACCCAACAGAACCAATGGAACCGAGGGACCCAACGGAACCAACGGACCCAATGGCGCCAATGGACACAGTGGACCCAATGGACCCAGTGGACCCAATAGAACCAATGGACCCAATGGAACCAATGGACCCAATAGAACCAATAGAACCGAGGGACCCAAAGCACCCAATGGAACCAATGGAGCCAATGGAAGCAACGGAACCAACGGACCCAATAGAACCGATGGACCCAACAGAACCGAGGACCCAATGGACCCAAGGGAACCAATAGAACCAGTGGACCCAACGGAACCAATGAACCCAATGGCGccaatggacccaatggacccaatggacccaatggacccaatggacccaatggaACCGAGGGATCCAAAGCACCCAATGGAACCAATGGAGccaatggacccaatggacccaatggacccaatggacCCAACAGAACCAATGGCCCCAATGGAACCAATAGAACCAATGGACCCAACAGAACCAATGGAACCAATGGAACCAAGGGACCCAATGGCGCCAATGGCAGCAGGCCTTTGCTTTCGGCCGTTCGTTTCCTTGCCTTTATTAATTGCACTGTTAATTACAATGAGCTGCGTTCCATGA
- the LOC112531190 gene encoding collagen alpha-1(I) chain-like isoform X5, whose product MGAAGAAGAAGGPRAAVTPPGPMGSHGTDRPNGTHGPNGHCHINGHNGHYDINGPNGPNGPNGHCHINGPNGPNGPNGHYDINGPNGPNGPNGPNGHCDINGPNGPNGPNGHCDINGPNGPNGPNGRYDINGSNGPNGPNGHYEINGPNGPNGPNGTAGAAGGPRAAVTPPGPMGSHGTDPPNGTHGPDGHCHINGPNGPNGHCDINGPNGPNGPNGPNGHCHINAPSGHNGPNGSNGHCDINGPNGPNRPNGPNGPNGRYDINGPNGPNGPNGRYDIKGPNGPNGTNGTDGPDGPNGPSGTTGPNGTAGAAGGPRAAVTPPGPMGSHGTDRPNGTHGPNGHCVINGPNGHYDINGPNGPNGPNGHCHINGHNGPNGHCVINGCNGPNGPNGPNGPNRTNGPNGTNRTNGPNGPNGHYDINGPNRTNGPNKTNGTNRTNGTEGPNGTNGPNGTNGHSGPNGPNRTNGPNGPNGTNGLNGTKGPNGANGPNGPNRTNGPNGTNRTNGPNRTNVTEGPNGPKGPNEPNGPNGTNGPDGINGPNRTNGTEGPNGTNGPNGANGHSGPNGPSGPNRTNGPNGTNGPNRTNRTEGPKAPNGTNGANGSNGTNGPNRTDGPNRTEDPMDPREPIEPVDPTEPMNPMAPMDPMDPMDPMDPMDPMEPRDPKHPMEPMEPMDPMDPMDPMDPTEPMAPMEPIEPMDPTEPMEPMEPRDPMAPMAAGLCFRPFVSLPLLIALLITMSCVP is encoded by the exons atgggcgCTGCTGGCGCTGCTGGCGCTGCTGGAGGACCACGGGCTGCTGTGACACCACCCGGCCCAATGGGCTCACACGGAACCGACCGACCCAATGGGACCCATGGACCCAATGGACACTGTCATATCAATGGACACAATGGACACTATGATATCAATGGAcccaatggacccaatggacCCAATGGGCACTGTCATATCAATGGAcccaatggacccaatggacccaatggacACTATGATATCAATGGAcccaatggac ccaatggacccaatggacCCAATGGGCACTGTGATATCAATGGAcccaatggacccaatggacCCAATGGGCACTGTGATATCAATGGAcccaatggacccaatggacccaatggacGCTATGATATCAATGGATccaatggacccaatggacccaatggacACTATGAGATCAATGGAcccaatggacccaatggacccaatggcactgctggcgctgCTGGAGGGCCGCGGGCTGCTGTGACACCACCCGGCCCAATGGGCTCACACGGAACCGAcccacccaatgggacccatGGACCCGATGGGCACTGTCATATCAATGGACCCAATGGACCCAATGGGCACTGTGATATCAATGGAcccaatggacccaatggacccaatggacccaatggacACTGTCATATCAATGCACCCAGTGGACACAATGGACCCAATGGTTCCAATGGACACTGTGATATCAATGGACCCAATGGACCCAATAGAcccaatggacccaatggacccaatggacGCTATGATATCAATGGAcccaatggacccaatggacccaatggacGCTATGATATCAAGGGAcccaatggacccaatggaACCAATGGAACCGATGGACCCGATGGACCCAATGGACCCAGTGGAACCACTGGACCcaatggcactgctggcgctgCTGGAGGGCCGCGGGCTGCTGTGACACCACCCGGCCCAATGGGCTCACACGGAACCGACCGACCCAATGGGACCCATGGACCCAATGGGCACTGTGTTATCAATGGACCCAATGGACACTATGATATCAATGGAcccaatggacccaatggacCCAATGGGCACTGTCATATCAATGGACACAATGGGCCCAATGGACACTGTGTTATCAATGGATGCAATGGAcccaatggacccaatggacccaatggacCCAACAGAACCAATGGACCCAATGGAACCAACAGAAccaatggacccaatggacccaatggacACTATGATATCAATGGACCCAACAGAACCAATGGACCCAATAAAACCAATGGAACCAACAGAACCAATGGAACCGAGGGACCCAACGGAACCAACGGACCCAATGGCACCAATGGACACAGTGGACCCAATGGACCCAACAGAACCAACGGACCCAATGGACCCAACGGAACCAATGGACTCAACGGAACCAAGGGACCCAATGGCGCCAATGGGCCCAATGGACCCAATAGAACAAATGGACCCAATGGAACCAATAGAACCAATGGACCCAACAGAACCAATGTAACCGAGGGACCCAATGGACCCAAAGGACCCAATGAACCCAACGGACCCAACGGAACCAATGGACCCGATGGAATCAATGGACCCAACAGAACCAATGGAACCGAGGGACCCAACGGAACCAACGGACCCAATGGCGCCAATGGACACAGTGGACCCAATGGACCCAGTGGACCCAATAGAACCAATGGACCCAATGGAACCAATGGACCCAATAGAACCAATAGAACCGAGGGACCCAAAGCACCCAATGGAACCAATGGAGCCAATGGAAGCAACGGAACCAACGGACCCAATAGAACCGATGGACCCAACAGAACCGAGGACCCAATGGACCCAAGGGAACCAATAGAACCAGTGGACCCAACGGAACCAATGAACCCAATGGCGccaatggacccaatggacccaatggacccaatggacccaatggacccaatggaACCGAGGGATCCAAAGCACCCAATGGAACCAATGGAGccaatggacccaatggacccaatggacccaatggacCCAACAGAACCAATGGCCCCAATGGAACCAATAGAACCAATGGACCCAACAGAACCAATGGAACCAATGGAACCAAGGGACCCAATGGCGCCAATGGCAGCAGGCCTTTGCTTTCGGCCGTTCGTTTCCTTGCCTTTATTAATTGCACTGTTAATTACAATGAGCTGCGTTCCATGA